CGCGCTTCGGGTTCGGCCCCGCCGTCGACCTCGGCGTCACCCCGCCCGTCGCCGCGTGGGGACCGCGCTACTTCATGGCCCGTCGGCTCGCCGCGTGGGACGCGGCGATCCGGGGCGAGTTCGCGTACGCGAAGCCCTTTCGCGGACTCTGACCATTCCCACCGCGACCGGACTGTTGCATTCTGGTTGCCATGGGAGAGGTGCTGCCGATCCCCAGCTTCGGTGACCTGTTCGCCGACGTGCGGGGCGAGGACCGGATGATGCGGGTCAGCTACCACCCCGATCGGGGCGCCGTGGTGCTGTCCCTGTGGAGCGGCCCGGTGTGCCGGGGATCGTTCCGGTTGGCCACGGGGGACGTGCCACGGCTGTTGGCCCTGCTCACCGAGACCACCGGCGCAGCCCCGACGGCGGGCGCGCCGCCCACCGCCGCCGTCCCGGATCGCACCGACCCCCGGTCGCCGGTCGTCCGGCGGGCCGCGGTCCCTCGGCCCGCCGGCGGAAGCGACGCGCAGGAGGGGGCGGCCCACCGTCGGCGGCTGCCGATCGTGCCGCTGCCGCGCATCGCCTGACCGGCCGGATCGCGGGCGCGTCCGGGCAGGTCAGCGCCGCCGAGCCGACCCGCCGTGCGAACATGTGTTCGTGTCGACCGGGGCCCACATCCTGCACGCCGACCTGGACGCGTTCTACGCGTCGGTCGAGCAGCGGGACGACCCGCGCCTGCGCGGCCGGCCCGTCATCGTGGGCGGCGGAGTGGTGCTGGCGGCGAGCTACGAGGCGAAGGCGCGGGGCGTCCGCAGCGCGATGGGCGGCCGGCAGGCCCGCCGCCTCTGCCCCGACGCGATCGTGGTGCCGCCCCGCATGTCCGCGTACACGGCGGCCAGCCGGGCCGTGTTCGAGATCTTCCGGCGGACCACCCCGCTGGTGGAGGGGCTCTCCGTCGACGAGGCGTTCCTCGACGTGGGCGGGCTGCGGCGACTGGTCGGACCGCCCGCCGACATCGCGACCACGCTGCGCCGGGAGATCCGTGACGAGGTCGGCCTGCCCATCACGGTCGGTGTCGCCCGGACCAAGTTCCTCGCCAAGGTGGCCAGCGGGGTGGCGAAACCCGACGGTCTGCTGGTCGTCCCGCCCGACGGCGAACAGGCGTTCCTGCACCCGCTGCCGGTGGAGCGGCTGTGGGGCGTCGGCCCGGTGACCGCGGCCAAACTGCGGGAACGGCGGATCCGTACGGTCGGCGAGGTGGCCCGACTGGGCGAGGCGGCGCTCGTCTCGCTGCTCGGCGCGGGCGCCGGGCGGCACCTGCACGCCCTCGCACACAACCGCGACCCCCGCCCGGTGCAGGTGGGGCGGCGACGCGGGTCGATGGGCGCGCAGCACGCGCTGGGCGGGGGGCCGCACCCCCCGGACGAACTCGACGCCATCCTCGCCGGCCTGGTCGACCGGGTCACCCGACGGATGCGCCGGGCCGGCCGCGGCGGACGGACGATCGTGCTGCGGCTGCGCTTCGCCGACTACACCCGGGCCACCCGGTCACGCACCCTGCCGAAGGCGACCGACGACACCCGGATCGTGCTCGACGGCGTCCGGGCCCTGCTACGGGCCGCGCTGCCGGAGATCGAGCGGCGGGGCGTCACGCTGGTCGGCGTCGCGCTCGGCAACCTGGACGACAACCCGGTGCAGCCGCCGCTGCCGTTCGACCGCGACCCGGGCGCCGACCTCGACGCGGCCGTCGACGCGGTACGGGACCGGTTCGGCTCGGACTCACTCACCCGCGCGGTGCTGCTCGGCCGCGAGACCGGGCCGGAGATGCCGCTCCTGCCCGACTGACCCGACCGGTCATCCGACATCAACGAGCCGGTGTCGGCCATCCGGAGTGGAGCATTCCGGGCGCGGTCGGGCGGCCCGGTCTCGGCGTCAGGACCGAAAGACCCGGGACGGCGGAGCACGGGGCCGGAAGTGCTCTGGGCCGGATGCTCCAGACCGGATGCTCTGGAGCTGATGTCGTAAACGAGTCATGCCCCGATGTCGCAGGCGACTCAGCTCCAAAGGTTCCGCAGTGGTGTTGTGCCGACGGCCGGCCGAGGCGACCAGACGACCCACCGGCGGACGGGGCAGCCGGCCGAGCGGACCGCCGCGTCGGAAAAAGCGGCGATCGCGGGGGCGCCACCGACGCAGAAACCGGTTACAGTGCTCGGACCGGACCACTCGACACACCAGGAGGTGCCCCGGTGACGAGCACCAGCGACCACCAGCCGGCCGACGCCCGATCCGACTGGGAGGCGCGGATCGCCTTGCGCAGCGACGAGGACGGCACGACGGACGCCACCCCGGTCCTCACTCCGCCCGGTGAGCTGACGGCGGTCGCCGGAGTCGGTCACGTCCGCCTCACCTGGTCCCCGGTGCCCGGTGCGGTGGGATACCTGGTGCACCGGGCACCGATTCGCGGCGGCCACCCCGAGGGCGAGCTGACCCCGGTCGACCACCTCGGCGGTGACGTGCTCTCCGTCCCCGACACCTGGTACGTCGACACGACCGGCGAGCCGGCCCGGCCGTACGCGTACGCCGTGGCCGCCGTTCCCGAGGTCACCGTCACCGGCCCGCTCGGCCCGCCGGTGAGCTGCGCGTCGCTGCCCGCCTCCGGTGCCCCGCCGACGGTCGCGCTGCACGTCGACGCGGCGGCGGTCGGCGCTCCCCTGGCCCGACCGTGGCAGCCGATGATCGGCAGCGAGCGACTCTCCCAACTGCTCTGCACGGAAACCTCCGGCGGCCGGGAGATCGGCGTCGAACTGCTCGCCGCGTTGCGCCGCGTGCGCGACGAGGTCGGGGTCGAGACCGTCCGTGCCCACTCGATCCTCCACGACGACCTGGGCGTCTACCGGGAGGTGGCCGGCGAGCCGGTCATCGACTTCACCGGCGTCGACCGCGTCTACGACCTGCTGCTCTCCACCGGGCTCCGGCCGGTGGTCGAGATCGGGTTCATGCCCCGGGACCTCGCCAGCGACCCGGAGCGCACCGTCTTCCAGTACCGGGGTGTCATCTCCCCGCCGAAGGACTGGGACCGCTGGGCGGGGCTGGTCCGCGCCCTGGTCGCGCACCTGCTCGACCGGTACGGCGAGGAGGTCCTCACCTGGGACTTCGAGGTGTGGAACGAGGCCAACCTGGAGGTGTTCTGGTCGGGCACCCGCGACGAGTGGATGCGGCTGTACGACGTCACCGCCCGGGCGGTCAAGGACGTCGACCCGCGCATCCCGGTCGGTGGGCCGTCCTCGGCCGCCGCCGGCTGGGTCGACGCGCTGCTCGCCCACGCCCGCCGCTCCGGCTCGCCGGTCGACTTCGTCTCCACGCACACGTACGGCAGCCCGCCGCTGGACCTGCGGCCCACCCTGGCTCGGTTCGGGTTCCCGGACGCCCGGATCCTGTGGACCGAGTGGGGCGTCACCCCCACCCACTTCCACCCCGTCAACGACGGCACCTCCGCGGCCACCTTCCTGCTCACCGGCATGCGCTCGGCCGCCGGCCGGGTGGACGCGCTGTCCTACTGGGTGGCGAGCGACCACTTCGAGGAGTTGGGCCGGCCGCCGCGGCTGCTGCACGGCGGCTTCGGCCTGATCACCGTCGGAGGGATCGCCAAGCCGCGCTACCACGCGCTGCGGCTGCTCAGCCAGCTCGGGGAGACCGAGCTGCCGGTGCGGGCCGCCGGGGACGGCGCCGACGGGCTGGTGCAGACCTGGGCCAGCCGACGGGCGGACGGCAGCCTGGCCATCCTGGTGTGGGCCGCCACCCTCGACCAGTCCAAGCGAGACGGCGACCCCGCCCTGGCCCGGCGGATCCGGCTCACCGTCGACGGCGCGGCCGGCCGGACCGTGACGCTGACCCGGCTCGACCGGGAGCACGGTGACATCACCACGCTGGCCGAGCGGCTCGGCGTCACCGAGTGGCCGGTCGGGGTGCAGTGGGACGCGCTCCGCGCCGTCGACTCGCTGGTGGCGGAGAAGGTGGAGACCGCCACCGAGGGCGGGGCCGCCGTGGTGGAGCTGCACCTGCCGCAGCCGGGCGCGGTGCTCGTCGAGGTGGCCGGGAGCTGACCGTGTCACCCACCCCCTTCCCCTCTCCGGCGTCGGGCGCCGACGCCGCACCGACCGAGGTGGAGCCGGCGGCGCATCCCGACGACATCCGGGTGCGGGTCGGACGTGGGCAGGTCGACATCGACTGGGATCCGCTGCCCGGCGCGGCCGGTTACCTGGTGCACCGGTCCGACGGCGGCGGCCCGTTCCACGTGGTGGACCACGGGGGCGGCGACCTACTCGCGGTGCCCGGCCCACCGTACGCCGACACCAGCGTGGAACCCGGACGGACCGTGCGGTACGCGGTGCGGCCGGTGCACGACCCGGACCGTCCCGACGCCGGCCCGCTCGGGCCGGCGTCGGCGCCGGTCGCCGCGCGGGCCGACGGCGCCGCGCGGGTCGACGTGGACGTGGACGCGGGCCGGCCGGTCGGGCCGGTGCACCGGCCGTGGCGGGACATGGTCGGCTCCGAGCACCTGAGTCTGCTGCTCAGCGCCGACCGGGTGGGCGGCGAGCCGATGGGCGCCGGCCTGGCCGCCGCGCTCAGCCGGGTGCACCGGGAGCTCGGCGTCGAGCGGGTCCGCGCGCACGGGCTCCTCGGCGACGACCTGGGCGTCTACCGGGAGGTCGAGGGCCGTCCGGTGCACGACTTCACCGGCATCGACGCGGTGCTCGACGTGCTCGCCCCGACCGGTCTACGGCCCGTGCTGGAGCTGTCGTTCGTCCCCCGCGCGCTGGCCCGCGACCCGTCCCGGGAGGTCACCGCGGCCGGCGTGTCCAGTCCGCCGCGCGACTGGGACCGGTGGGGCGCGCTCGTCGGTGACCTGGTCCGGCACCTGCGGGCCCGGGTCGGCGACGACGAGCTGCGGCGCTGGGCGGTCGAGGTGTGGAACGAGCCGGACCTGGACTGCTTCTGGACCGGCAGCCGCGAGGACTACCTGCGGATGTACGACGTGACCGCCCGGGCCGTCCGCGCCGCCTGTCCCGGACTGCCCGTCGGTGGGCCGGCCACCGCCGCGACCCGGTGGATCGAACCGTTCCTCGACCACGTCGACGTGTCCGGCGCCCCGCTGGACTTCCTCTCCACCCACGTCTACGGCAGCCCTCCGCTCGACCTGCGGCCGGCGCTGGCCCGGCACGACCGGGCCGGCACCCCGCTGCGGTGGACCGAGTGGGGTCCCTCCCCCACCCACTTCGCGCCGGTCAACGACTCGGTGCTGTCGGCGGCTTTCGTGGCGACCGGCATGCGGGAGGCGGCCGGCCGGGTGGCGGCGCTGGCCTGCTGGGTCGCGAGCGACCACTTCGAGGAGCTGGGCCGTCCGCCGGCGCTGCTGCACGGCGGCTTCGGACTGCTGTCCGTCGGCAACCTCGCCAAACCCCGGTACTGGGCACTGTGGATGCTGGAGCGGCTCGGGCCGGTCGAACTGGCCGCCCGCCTCGACGGTGACGGCGCCGGGACGCTGGTGCGCGCCTGGCCGTCGGTGGACCCGGACACCGGCCGGGTCGCCGTGGTGCTGTGGAACGGCACCCTCGACCAGGGGGTCCTGGCCCGGTCGGCGCAGCGGGCCCGACTGGATCGCTCCGTCCGTTTGCGGGTCGGCGGGCTGGGCGCCGGGACGTACGAGGTGCGACACCGCCGGCTCGACGAGGAGACGTCGAACCTGGCCGCCACCGCCCGCCGGCTCGGCGTCCACGGCTGGCCGACGGGCGAGCAGTGGGCGGGGCTGCGCGCCGCGGACCACCTCGCCGACGCGGCACCACCGACGATCGTCACCCCCGCCGACGGGCGGTTGGTGCTGCCGCTGACCCTGCCCATGCCGTCGGTGTCGTTGGTGGAGCTGACCCCGCGATGACCGGACCGTGGTGGCGCGAGGCCGTCACCTACGAGGTGTACCTGCGCTCCTTCGCCGACGCGGACGGCGACGGCCTCGGTGACCTGCCCGGGCTGCGGTCGCGGCTGCCCTACCTCGCCGCCCTCGGCGTGGACGCGGTCTGGGTGACCCCGTTCTACCCCAGTCCCGACCACGACACGGGCTACGACGTGGTGGACCACCGGAACGTCGATCCCCGGCTGGGCACGCTGGACGACGTGGACCGGCTGGTCGCCGACGTGCACCGGCTCGGCCTGCGGGTGCTCGTCGACCTGGTGCTCAACCACGTCTCCTCGGCGCATCCGTGGTTCGTCGCCGCCCGGGCCGCCGGCCCCGGCTCGCCGGAGCGCGGCCGGTTCCACGTCCGCCCCGGGCGCGGCCCGGCCGGCGTGGATCCGCCGAACAACTGGCCGTCGATCTTCGGCGGCCCGGCGTGGGCGCCGTTCGGCGACGGCGACTGGTATCTGCACCTGTTCGACGCCGAGCAGCCCGACCTGCGCCACGAGCACCCGGAGGTGGCCGCCGACGCGCTGGCCACGCTGCGGTTCTGGCTGGACCGCGGGGTGGACGGGATCCGGTTCGACGCCGCCGGTTCGCTGTCGAAGGACCCCGCCTACCCGGACCTGCCGGACGGCTGGCAGCCCGGCGACCCGGCGCCCTACAGCGATCGCGACGAGGTGCACCACATCTACCGGCGGTGGGCACGGGAGTTGGCGTCGTACCCGGGTGACCGGCTCGGGGTCGCGGAGACCTGGGGCCCACCGGGGGTGCTCGCGCCCTACCTGCGTCCGGACGAGCTGGGCCAGGCCTTCGCGATGGACCCGCTCTACTGGCCGCTGCGGGCGCGGCCGTGGCGGGACGGCGTCGAGGCGCTGCTCGCCGCGACCACCCGGCACGGCCGGTTGCCGACGTGGGTGCACGGCAGCCACGACGTACGCCGGGCGGTCGCGCGCTGGGGGCCAGGGGGCGCGCGGGCGGTGCTGCTGCTGATGCTGGCGCTGCCCGGCGCGGTCTACCTGTACGCCGGGGACGAGCTCGGCGTGCCCGAGGTGGCGCTGGCCGACGACGCCATCCGGGACCCGGTGTACCGGCGCTCCGGCGGCACGGACCGGGGACGCGACGGCGCCCGGGTGCCGCTGCCGTGGACGGAGGGCGGGCCGCCGTACGGCTTCGGTCCGGCCGGGTCGACGCCCTGGCTGCCGCAGCCCGCCGGTTGGGGAGCCCACTCGGTGGCCCGGCAACGCCACGACCGCACCTCGCCGCTGGCGTTGACCCGGGCGGCGCTACCGCTGCGCGGCACCTGGTGGCGGGGTCGACCGGCGGAGTTGACCTGGCGGGACGCGCCGGACCGGTGCCTCGCCTTCCGACGCGGTCCGGACGGACCGACGTGCCTGGTGAACCTCGGTGACGCGCCCGTCGACTGGCGTCCGTACGGCGACCGGATGTTGCTGGCGAGCACCCCGGCCGACGGCAAGCTGCCCGCCCACGCGACCGCCTGGCTGGTCTGACCGGCGCTCCGGCGGGCGCCCGGCCGACCCGCGCCGGCCCGGCCGACCCTCCCGGGTGGGTGCGGGCCGGCCGGGCGGTCGGTGTCAGGCGGCGGACGGGGACCCCCGGTCGGCGGCCTTCGCGAACGGGTTCGGGATCGAGTCGAGCAGCAGTCGGGTGTAGTCGTCCCGGGCCGACCCGATCACGTCGCGGGTCGAGCCACGCTCCACCAGCACGCCCTGGTTGAGCACCAGCACCTCGTCGGCGAGCAGTCGGGCGCTGAGCAGGTCGTGGGTGATGTAGAGCATCGCCAGCCGCCGGCCGCGGACCAGCTCGCCGAGCAGCTCCAGGATCTCGGCGCGGATGGACACGTCCAGCATGGAGATCGGCTCGTCGGCGATCAGCACGCGCGGCTCGGGCGCGAGGGCCCGGGCCGTCACCACGCGCTGCCGCTGCCCGCCGGAGAGCTGGTGCGGCAGCTTGTCGAGGAACTGCCCGGCCGGGGCGAGCCCCACGCTCTCCAGCAGTTCGGCGGCGCGTTCGCGGGCGGCGTCGCCGCGCAGGCCGGCGAAGTTGGCCAGCGGGCGGGAGAGCGCGTACGCGACGGTGCGGGTCGGGTTCAGCGCGCTGAACGGGTCCTGGAAGACCATCTGCACGTGCCGCCTGTACTCGCGCAGGGCCCGACCGCGCAGGCGGTCGACCCGGACGTCCGCGCCGGCGCCGCCGGTGAACCGGACCTCGCCGGCGCTCGGCCGTTCCACGCCGGTGACGATCCGGGCGAGCGTCGACTTCCCGCTGCCGCTCTGCCCGACCAGCGCGGTGACCGCGCCGGGCCGCAGCTCGAAGGAGACGTCCCGGACCGCGTCGAGGGTGCTGGTCCGCAGTCCTCGCCGGGTGGTGTAGCGCTTGCTCACCCGGTCGACGGTCAGCACCGCCGCGACGTCGGGAGACGCGACGTGCGGCTCGGGCGTGGCGGTCGCCGGGAAGTGGCTGCCGAGGCCGGCCGTGGCCTCGGCGGCGCCGAGGGTGACCACCGGCAGTCGGCCCTCCTGGGCGACCAGGCAGCGGGCCAGCCCGCCGTGGTCCGGCAGCAGCTGCGGGTGCACCTTCCGACACGCCTCCTCCACGTGCGGGCAGCGCGGGGCGAAGAGGCATCCGGTGTGCGTCCGGGACAGGTCCGGCGGCCGGCCCGGGATGTAGCTGACCCGGACGTCGGGCAGGCGCGGGTCGGCGTACGAGCCGAGCAGACCCCGGGTGTACGGGTGGCGGGGCTCGCGCAGCAGGTCGGCGGCCGGACGGTCCTCGACGATCTCGCCGCCGTACATCACCATCACCCGGTCGGCCATGTCGAGCACGGTGCCGAGGTCGTGGCTGATGAACAGCACGGCGAAGCCGAGGTCGCGACGCAGCTCGGCGAGGCGGGTGAGGATGCTCCGCTGCACCACGACGTCGAGGCCGGTGGTCGGCTCGTCGAGCAGCACCAGCTTGGGGCGCAGGGCGAGGGCGAGGGCCAGCGCGACCCGCTGTTTCATGCCGCCGGAGAGCTCGTGCGGGTACGCCCGCAGCACCCGCCGGTCCAGGGCCACGAGGTCGAGCAGTTCGGTGGCCCGCTCGGTCACGTCGCCGGGCACGTCGTGCGCGGCGAAGGTGTCGGCGAACTGCGCCTGCACCCGGATCACCGGGTTGAGGGAGTTCATGCTGCTCTGGAAGACGGTGGAGAGGTCGACCCAGCGGAGTCGACGCAGCTGCTCCTCGCCGGCGGCGGTCAGGTCCACACCGTCGAAGGTGACCCGGCCGCCGGTGATGCGCGCCGGCGGGGAGAGCAGGCGCAGCACCGCGTTGCCGAGGGTCGACTTGCCGCAGCCGGACTCGCCGAGCAGACCCACGAACTCGCCGTCGTCGACGCGGAACGAGACGTCGTGCACGGCCCGCGTCGGCGGCTGGTCGTGCGGGGTGTACGTGACGCAGAGGTCGTCCACCTCGAGCAGGGTCATCTCAGTCCTCCCGCAGGTGGGGGTTGCTCAACGCGTCGATACCGAAGTTGATGAGCGTGAACGAGGTGATCAGCAGGGAGAGCGCCAGGCCGGGGGCGATCAGCCAGGCCCACTGGCCGGTGAGCAGCGCGCCGCCGAGGCTGGCCTGGTTGAGCATGGTGCCCCAGCTGACGGTCTGCGGGTCGCCGAGCCCGAGGAAGGCCAGACCCGCCTCGCCGCCGATGGCGCCGAGGGCGGCACCCATGAACCCGACCACGATCAGCGAGGTCATGTTCGGCACGATCTCGCGGGCGATGATCCGTGCGGTGCCGTCGCCGGCGAACCGGGCCGCGGTGATGTAGTCGCGGGTGCGCAGGGTGATGATCTGCGCTCGCTTGATCCGGGCACCGTACGCCCAGCCGGTCACGCTGATCACGATGATGATCAGCCAGAGTCCGCGGACCGGGGCGTACGCGGCCAGGGTCACCATCAAGGGCAGCGCCGGAACGACCAGACCGAGGTTGATCAGGAACGACAGCACCTCGTCGACCCAGCCCCGCAGGTAGCCCGCGGTCAGCCCGATGACCAGGCCGATCAGGGTGGAGAGGACGCCGGCGGCGAGACCGACGACGAGCGAGGTGCGGGCGCCGACGATCAACTGGGAGAAGACGTCCTCGCCCTGCGCGGTCGTGCCGAGCCAGTGGCTGCCGGTCGGTCCGAGCGAGGTCGGGAAGGCGTCGTCGCGCGGGTCGTACGGCGCGATCAGCGACGAGAACGCGGCGACCAGGATGAACGCGGCGAGCATCAGCAGACCGGTTCGGCACTTGCCGTTGCGCCACAGGATGACGAACCAGCCGGGTAACCGGCGGCCCCGGGCGATCTCACGGGCCGCCGCCTGGACGCCCTCGGTGTCGGTGCCCGGCGCCGGCACCGCGGGCGCGGGGGTGCTCACCTCGACTCACCCCGCTCGTCGTGGTCGTTGCTCATACCGACTCCACCTTTCGCACCCGGGGGTCGAGGAAGCCGTACAGGAGGTCGGCGAGGAAGTTCGCCACCAGCACGCCGATCGTGGTGAACAGGAAGAGCGCCTGCATCAGCGGATAGTCGCGGCTGGACACCGACTCCAGCAGCAGCCGGCCCAGGCCGGGATAGTTGAAGACCGTCTCGACCAGTACGGTGCCGCCCAGGATGCTGCCCAGCGCGATGGCGAAGCCGGTGACGTTGGGCAGGATGGCGATGCGCGCGCCGTAGGTGATGGCGATGCGGCGTCGGGGCAGGCCTCGGGCGACGGCGAGCCGGGTGTGGTCCTCGCCGAGGCTCTGCACCATGTTGTTGCGCATGCCGATGATCCAGCCGATGGGGCCGGTGATCAGCAGCGCCACCGCGGGCAGGACGCTGTGCTGGAAGGCGTCGGAGATGAAGATCCAGCTCCACCCCGGTGAGCTGCCACCGC
This genomic stretch from Micromonospora krabiensis harbors:
- the dinB gene encoding DNA polymerase IV, with the protein product MSTGAHILHADLDAFYASVEQRDDPRLRGRPVIVGGGVVLAASYEAKARGVRSAMGGRQARRLCPDAIVVPPRMSAYTAASRAVFEIFRRTTPLVEGLSVDEAFLDVGGLRRLVGPPADIATTLRREIRDEVGLPITVGVARTKFLAKVASGVAKPDGLLVVPPDGEQAFLHPLPVERLWGVGPVTAAKLRERRIRTVGEVARLGEAALVSLLGAGAGRHLHALAHNRDPRPVQVGRRRGSMGAQHALGGGPHPPDELDAILAGLVDRVTRRMRRAGRGGRTIVLRLRFADYTRATRSRTLPKATDDTRIVLDGVRALLRAALPEIERRGVTLVGVALGNLDDNPVQPPLPFDRDPGADLDAAVDAVRDRFGSDSLTRAVLLGRETGPEMPLLPD
- a CDS encoding GH39 family glycosyl hydrolase, encoding MTSTSDHQPADARSDWEARIALRSDEDGTTDATPVLTPPGELTAVAGVGHVRLTWSPVPGAVGYLVHRAPIRGGHPEGELTPVDHLGGDVLSVPDTWYVDTTGEPARPYAYAVAAVPEVTVTGPLGPPVSCASLPASGAPPTVALHVDAAAVGAPLARPWQPMIGSERLSQLLCTETSGGREIGVELLAALRRVRDEVGVETVRAHSILHDDLGVYREVAGEPVIDFTGVDRVYDLLLSTGLRPVVEIGFMPRDLASDPERTVFQYRGVISPPKDWDRWAGLVRALVAHLLDRYGEEVLTWDFEVWNEANLEVFWSGTRDEWMRLYDVTARAVKDVDPRIPVGGPSSAAAGWVDALLAHARRSGSPVDFVSTHTYGSPPLDLRPTLARFGFPDARILWTEWGVTPTHFHPVNDGTSAATFLLTGMRSAAGRVDALSYWVASDHFEELGRPPRLLHGGFGLITVGGIAKPRYHALRLLSQLGETELPVRAAGDGADGLVQTWASRRADGSLAILVWAATLDQSKRDGDPALARRIRLTVDGAAGRTVTLTRLDREHGDITTLAERLGVTEWPVGVQWDALRAVDSLVAEKVETATEGGAAVVELHLPQPGAVLVEVAGS
- a CDS encoding GH39 family glycosyl hydrolase; the encoded protein is MSPTPFPSPASGADAAPTEVEPAAHPDDIRVRVGRGQVDIDWDPLPGAAGYLVHRSDGGGPFHVVDHGGGDLLAVPGPPYADTSVEPGRTVRYAVRPVHDPDRPDAGPLGPASAPVAARADGAARVDVDVDAGRPVGPVHRPWRDMVGSEHLSLLLSADRVGGEPMGAGLAAALSRVHRELGVERVRAHGLLGDDLGVYREVEGRPVHDFTGIDAVLDVLAPTGLRPVLELSFVPRALARDPSREVTAAGVSSPPRDWDRWGALVGDLVRHLRARVGDDELRRWAVEVWNEPDLDCFWTGSREDYLRMYDVTARAVRAACPGLPVGGPATAATRWIEPFLDHVDVSGAPLDFLSTHVYGSPPLDLRPALARHDRAGTPLRWTEWGPSPTHFAPVNDSVLSAAFVATGMREAAGRVAALACWVASDHFEELGRPPALLHGGFGLLSVGNLAKPRYWALWMLERLGPVELAARLDGDGAGTLVRAWPSVDPDTGRVAVVLWNGTLDQGVLARSAQRARLDRSVRLRVGGLGAGTYEVRHRRLDEETSNLAATARRLGVHGWPTGEQWAGLRAADHLADAAPPTIVTPADGRLVLPLTLPMPSVSLVELTPR
- a CDS encoding alpha-amylase family glycosyl hydrolase encodes the protein MTGPWWREAVTYEVYLRSFADADGDGLGDLPGLRSRLPYLAALGVDAVWVTPFYPSPDHDTGYDVVDHRNVDPRLGTLDDVDRLVADVHRLGLRVLVDLVLNHVSSAHPWFVAARAAGPGSPERGRFHVRPGRGPAGVDPPNNWPSIFGGPAWAPFGDGDWYLHLFDAEQPDLRHEHPEVAADALATLRFWLDRGVDGIRFDAAGSLSKDPAYPDLPDGWQPGDPAPYSDRDEVHHIYRRWARELASYPGDRLGVAETWGPPGVLAPYLRPDELGQAFAMDPLYWPLRARPWRDGVEALLAATTRHGRLPTWVHGSHDVRRAVARWGPGGARAVLLLMLALPGAVYLYAGDELGVPEVALADDAIRDPVYRRSGGTDRGRDGARVPLPWTEGGPPYGFGPAGSTPWLPQPAGWGAHSVARQRHDRTSPLALTRAALPLRGTWWRGRPAELTWRDAPDRCLAFRRGPDGPTCLVNLGDAPVDWRPYGDRMLLASTPADGKLPAHATAWLV
- a CDS encoding ABC transporter ATP-binding protein; its protein translation is MTLLEVDDLCVTYTPHDQPPTRAVHDVSFRVDDGEFVGLLGESGCGKSTLGNAVLRLLSPPARITGGRVTFDGVDLTAAGEEQLRRLRWVDLSTVFQSSMNSLNPVIRVQAQFADTFAAHDVPGDVTERATELLDLVALDRRVLRAYPHELSGGMKQRVALALALALRPKLVLLDEPTTGLDVVVQRSILTRLAELRRDLGFAVLFISHDLGTVLDMADRVMVMYGGEIVEDRPAADLLREPRHPYTRGLLGSYADPRLPDVRVSYIPGRPPDLSRTHTGCLFAPRCPHVEEACRKVHPQLLPDHGGLARCLVAQEGRLPVVTLGAAEATAGLGSHFPATATPEPHVASPDVAAVLTVDRVSKRYTTRRGLRTSTLDAVRDVSFELRPGAVTALVGQSGSGKSTLARIVTGVERPSAGEVRFTGGAGADVRVDRLRGRALREYRRHVQMVFQDPFSALNPTRTVAYALSRPLANFAGLRGDAARERAAELLESVGLAPAGQFLDKLPHQLSGGQRQRVVTARALAPEPRVLIADEPISMLDVSIRAEILELLGELVRGRRLAMLYITHDLLSARLLADEVLVLNQGVLVERGSTRDVIGSARDDYTRLLLDSIPNPFAKAADRGSPSAA
- a CDS encoding ABC transporter permease, whose product is MSTPAPAVPAPGTDTEGVQAAAREIARGRRLPGWFVILWRNGKCRTGLLMLAAFILVAAFSSLIAPYDPRDDAFPTSLGPTGSHWLGTTAQGEDVFSQLIVGARTSLVVGLAAGVLSTLIGLVIGLTAGYLRGWVDEVLSFLINLGLVVPALPLMVTLAAYAPVRGLWLIIIVISVTGWAYGARIKRAQIITLRTRDYITAARFAGDGTARIIAREIVPNMTSLIVVGFMGAALGAIGGEAGLAFLGLGDPQTVSWGTMLNQASLGGALLTGQWAWLIAPGLALSLLITSFTLINFGIDALSNPHLRED